In the Oryza glaberrima chromosome 6, OglaRS2, whole genome shotgun sequence genome, one interval contains:
- the LOC127776489 gene encoding uncharacterized protein LOC127776489 isoform X1, which yields MAAEMIGYKIHKIKKPEDFTALKARTEAKRRWLTDEEYLAILLNTDHYLDLLTLMPIQMTERRIMSPEQAVLYLFNMDTDTNDGLIEFKVTETESAMKVKDTAYLKMTSTFNENVEKRVYALRSAADRYLVHYRPNEDARKIDMVTSSRAAGQLMTDIDAYSESSGKKKKGILGKIRNRGSSTSDGGGRS from the exons ATGG CTGCAGAAATGATTGGATATAAGATTCACAAGATTAAGAAGCCGGAAGATTTCACTGCTTTGAAGGCTAGAACTGAAGCAAAGAGAAGATGGCTAACGGATGAAGAATACCTTGCTATCTTGCTGAATACGGACCATTACCTAGACTTGCTCACTTTAATGCCTATTCAAATGACCGAGAGGAGGATCATGTCTCCAGAGCAAG CTGTCCTGTACCTTTTCAACATGGATACGGACACCAATGATGGTCTTATCGAATTTAAAGTGACCGAGACTGAAAGCGCTATGAAG GTAAAGGATACCGCGTACTTGAAGATGACGTCAACCTTCAACGAAAACGTTGAGAAGAGGGTATATGCACTGCG ctCTGCCGCTGACCGATATCTCGTTCACTATCGACCCAACGAGGATGCACGGAAGATTGACATGGTGACTTCTTCGAGAGCTGCAGGTCAATTGATGACCGACATCGATGCTTACAGTGAGTCATCTGgtaagaagaagaaggggataCTAGGAAAGATAAGGAACCGTGGGAGCTCGACCAGTGATGGAGGCGGGCGCTCTTGA
- the LOC127776489 gene encoding uncharacterized protein LOC127776489 isoform X2 has translation MEMIGYKIHKIKKPEDFTALKARTEAKRRWLTDEEYLAILLNTDHYLDLLTLMPIQMTERRIMSPEQAVLYLFNMDTDTNDGLIEFKVTETESAMKVKDTAYLKMTSTFNENVEKRVYALRSAADRYLVHYRPNEDARKIDMVTSSRAAGQLMTDIDAYSESSGKKKKGILGKIRNRGSSTSDGGGRS, from the exons ATGG AAATGATTGGATATAAGATTCACAAGATTAAGAAGCCGGAAGATTTCACTGCTTTGAAGGCTAGAACTGAAGCAAAGAGAAGATGGCTAACGGATGAAGAATACCTTGCTATCTTGCTGAATACGGACCATTACCTAGACTTGCTCACTTTAATGCCTATTCAAATGACCGAGAGGAGGATCATGTCTCCAGAGCAAG CTGTCCTGTACCTTTTCAACATGGATACGGACACCAATGATGGTCTTATCGAATTTAAAGTGACCGAGACTGAAAGCGCTATGAAG GTAAAGGATACCGCGTACTTGAAGATGACGTCAACCTTCAACGAAAACGTTGAGAAGAGGGTATATGCACTGCG ctCTGCCGCTGACCGATATCTCGTTCACTATCGACCCAACGAGGATGCACGGAAGATTGACATGGTGACTTCTTCGAGAGCTGCAGGTCAATTGATGACCGACATCGATGCTTACAGTGAGTCATCTGgtaagaagaagaaggggataCTAGGAAAGATAAGGAACCGTGGGAGCTCGACCAGTGATGGAGGCGGGCGCTCTTGA